One genomic window of Chloroflexota bacterium includes the following:
- a CDS encoding D-glycerate dehydrogenase: MSKPKVYVTRNLPPQYLAKLRETCDVTAYALDEPPVARDVLLREIRDCEGVFTLLTEKVDAEFMDAAPKLKVVSQMAVGFDNIDTKEATRRKIPVGHTPGVLTETTADFAFTLLMAGARRVMEGVDYIRAGKWKTWIPFELTGQDIYGKTLGLIGMGRIGSAVAKRARGFDMRVIYYDVMPNVPPVEGATRVSLDELLAQSDYVSVHTPLTPETRQIINARTLRQMKRTAVLINTSRGPTVDTLALAQALKEGVIAYAALDVTDPEPIGPDHPLMQLSNCLVVPHIASASVETRTAMAELTIENLLRGLRGERLKTCANPEVYS; encoded by the coding sequence ATGAGCAAACCGAAAGTGTATGTAACCCGCAACCTGCCCCCGCAGTATCTCGCCAAGCTGCGCGAGACGTGCGATGTGACGGCGTACGCGCTCGACGAGCCGCCGGTGGCGCGCGACGTGCTGCTGCGCGAGATCCGCGACTGCGAAGGCGTCTTTACGCTGCTGACCGAGAAGGTCGACGCGGAGTTCATGGACGCCGCGCCGAAGCTGAAAGTCGTCAGCCAGATGGCGGTCGGCTTCGACAACATCGACACGAAGGAAGCGACGCGGCGCAAGATTCCGGTCGGGCACACGCCGGGCGTGCTGACCGAGACGACCGCCGACTTCGCCTTCACGCTGCTGATGGCGGGCGCGCGCCGCGTGATGGAAGGCGTCGACTACATCCGCGCGGGCAAGTGGAAGACCTGGATCCCGTTCGAGTTGACCGGCCAGGACATCTACGGCAAGACGCTCGGCCTGATCGGCATGGGGCGCATCGGCTCGGCGGTGGCGAAGCGCGCGCGCGGCTTCGATATGCGCGTGATCTACTACGACGTGATGCCGAACGTGCCGCCGGTCGAGGGCGCCACGCGCGTCTCGCTCGACGAACTGCTGGCGCAGTCCGACTATGTCTCGGTGCACACGCCGCTGACGCCGGAGACGCGGCAGATCATCAACGCGCGCACGCTGCGGCAGATGAAGCGCACGGCGGTGCTGATCAACACCTCGCGCGGGCCGACGGTGGACACGCTCGCGCTGGCCCAGGCGCTCAAGGAGGGCGTGATCGCCTACGCCGCGCTCGACGTGACCGACCCGGAGCCGATTGGCCCCGATCACCCGCTGATGCAGTTGTCGAACTGCCTGGTCGTGCCGCATATCGCCAGCGCATCGGTCGAGACGCGCACGGCGATGGCCGAACTGACGATCGAGAACCTGCTGCGCGGCCTGCGCGGCGAGCGGCTGAAGACCTGCGCCAATCCGGAAGTATACAGTTAG
- a CDS encoding 2-hydroxy-3-oxopropionate reductase, which translates to MPTIGFIGLGIMGKPMARNLIKAGYPLIVGNRSQAAVHELVAEGARNATTAQAIAAQSDVVITMLPDSPDVELVVAGATGVLAGARAGMLLIDMSTISPIVARKLAADALARGVTMLDAPVSGGEAGAINAALSIMVGGTAEGVERAMPVFQALGKNIVHIGEAGAGQVAKAANQVVVALTIAAVSEALTLAKNAGVDAAKVRQALLGGFAQSRILDVHGQRILDRNFKPGFRIRLHEKDLSIALATGKEYGVALLLTGIVQQYMNSLKANGQGDLDHSGLVTLIEQLSAKPS; encoded by the coding sequence CTGCCAACCATTGGATTTATCGGACTCGGTATTATGGGCAAGCCGATGGCCCGCAACCTGATCAAAGCCGGCTACCCGCTGATCGTCGGCAACCGCTCGCAGGCGGCCGTGCATGAACTGGTCGCCGAAGGCGCGCGCAACGCGACGACCGCGCAGGCGATCGCCGCGCAGTCCGACGTCGTCATAACCATGCTGCCCGACTCGCCCGACGTGGAGTTGGTGGTCGCGGGCGCGACCGGCGTGCTGGCCGGCGCGCGCGCCGGCATGCTGCTGATCGACATGTCCACCATCTCGCCGATCGTGGCGCGCAAGCTGGCGGCCGATGCGCTCGCGCGCGGCGTCACGATGCTCGACGCGCCGGTGAGCGGCGGCGAGGCCGGCGCGATCAACGCCGCGCTGTCGATCATGGTCGGCGGCACGGCTGAGGGCGTCGAGCGCGCCATGCCGGTCTTCCAGGCGCTGGGCAAGAACATCGTGCACATCGGCGAAGCGGGCGCGGGTCAGGTCGCCAAGGCGGCCAACCAGGTCGTCGTCGCGCTGACGATCGCCGCGGTGAGCGAAGCGCTGACGCTGGCGAAGAACGCGGGCGTGGACGCGGCCAAGGTGCGCCAGGCGCTGCTGGGCGGCTTCGCGCAGAGCCGCATCCTCGACGTGCACGGCCAGCGCATCCTCGATCGCAACTTCAAGCCGGGTTTCCGCATCCGATTGCACGAGAAAGACCTGAGCATCGCGCTGGCGACGGGCAAGGAGTACGGCGTGGCGCTGCTGCTGACCGGGATCGTGCAGCAGTACATGAACAGCCTGAAGGCGAACGGCCAGGGCGACCTCGATCATTCCGGCCTGGTCACGCTGATCGAGCAGTTGTCTGCCAAGCCGTCATAG
- a CDS encoding TIM barrel protein, producing MLKFAANVSILWRERPFLERLALARSAGFDAVEFWWHTDWHADAVARELHDLGLKVALHNMHAGNMAAGERGFANDPARQSEWRDAFQAAAELSQRVGNTRINCLAGRDLGTLSVDAQLACVEENYRWALPLAEEYGAALYIEPLNTFDSPGYLWSTTESALSFMRRIDSPRVRLQYDTYHMGRMEGVDVASVVRAQITSIGHIQIADIPDRHEPGTGQIDWRGFFGALETSNYDGYIGLEYVAGTTAEESLKWLPVGKRNACAAADLQLAASN from the coding sequence ATGCTAAAATTCGCTGCAAACGTCTCGATCCTCTGGCGCGAGCGCCCGTTCCTCGAACGGCTGGCGCTGGCGCGCAGCGCCGGCTTCGACGCCGTCGAGTTCTGGTGGCACACCGATTGGCACGCGGATGCGGTCGCGCGCGAACTGCACGATCTCGGTCTGAAGGTCGCCCTGCACAACATGCACGCGGGCAACATGGCGGCCGGCGAGCGCGGCTTCGCCAACGACCCGGCGCGCCAGAGCGAGTGGCGCGATGCGTTCCAGGCTGCCGCGGAACTGTCACAGCGGGTCGGCAACACGCGCATCAACTGCCTCGCCGGGCGCGACCTCGGCACGCTCTCCGTGGACGCACAACTGGCGTGCGTCGAGGAAAACTATCGCTGGGCGCTGCCGCTGGCGGAGGAGTATGGCGCCGCGCTCTACATCGAGCCGCTGAACACGTTCGACTCGCCGGGCTACCTGTGGTCGACGACTGAATCGGCGCTATCGTTCATGCGCCGCATCGATTCGCCGCGCGTGCGCCTGCAGTACGACACCTACCACATGGGGCGCATGGAAGGCGTGGACGTGGCGAGCGTCGTGCGCGCGCAAATCACATCTATCGGGCATATCCAGATAGCCGACATACCCGACCGGCACGAGCCGGGCACCGGGCAGATCGACTGGCGCGGCTTCTTCGGCGCGCTGGAAACGTCGAACTATGACGGCTACATCGGGCTGGAGTACGTGGCCGGGACGACCGCTGAAGAATCGCTCAAATGGCTGCCGGTGGGCAAGCGCAACGCCTGCGCCGCGGCCGATCTTCAACTAGCGGCTAGCAACTAG
- a CDS encoding DUF559 domain-containing protein — MSKRGEVLVAIMNNQLDMVLARDQHWYRIPVKSVEAMLKDRWPPKWLAFYQTKVFGDEKHAVHHIAEVEGIRQAYRRELFPDQPRDEKSERLYWQLRLGPLQQLPRPIASRRLRRIVFIPTTRAKLDAAVEVNDLFDESPLEEKLWTEFKRLHVSAERQEFVQLGAKLHSLDFAIYCTQGGLNVETDGDSWHADPKRIPEDNARDNALETAGWSLLRFNGRQINEQMQSYCLPTIQREVGNLGGIVEAGKPLPKLVNLNMQQKTLFDSLDDEGEN, encoded by the coding sequence ATGAGCAAACGCGGAGAGGTGCTCGTCGCGATCATGAATAACCAACTCGACATGGTTCTGGCCCGCGACCAGCACTGGTACCGAATTCCGGTAAAAAGTGTCGAGGCCATGCTCAAGGATCGCTGGCCGCCAAAATGGCTGGCGTTCTACCAAACAAAAGTATTCGGCGACGAAAAGCACGCCGTTCATCATATCGCGGAGGTCGAGGGCATCAGGCAGGCGTACCGACGAGAATTGTTTCCGGATCAGCCGCGCGACGAAAAGAGCGAGCGGCTATACTGGCAACTGCGGCTGGGACCGCTCCAGCAATTGCCACGGCCAATCGCAAGCCGGCGATTGCGGCGCATTGTGTTTATTCCGACGACGCGCGCCAAGCTCGACGCGGCGGTGGAAGTCAACGATCTGTTCGACGAGAGTCCGCTGGAAGAAAAATTGTGGACGGAGTTCAAGCGGCTGCACGTCAGCGCCGAGCGGCAGGAGTTCGTCCAACTGGGCGCCAAGCTCCACTCGCTTGATTTCGCGATCTACTGTACGCAGGGCGGCCTAAATGTCGAGACAGATGGCGATAGCTGGCACGCCGATCCAAAACGCATACCGGAGGACAACGCGCGCGACAACGCACTCGAGACGGCTGGCTGGTCGCTGCTGCGTTTCAATGGTCGGCAGATCAACGAGCAGATGCAGTCGTATTGCCTGCCAACCATCCAGAGAGAGGTTGGCAACCTGGGCGGGATTGTCGAAGCGGGCAAACCGCTTCCGAAGCTGGTGAACCTGAATATGCAGCAGAAAACGCTCTTCGATTCATTGGACGACGAGGGCGAGAATTAG
- a CDS encoding nucleotidyltransferase domain-containing protein, translating into MNVTVERRADAPVSAATLARIASTLADQPDLVAAYLFGSRAGGRVSPRSDLDIAVVLAGEPDSRARLSRRLEIMGELEPIAPYAVDVVLLNDAPTALQMEVLRCRRLCERDHAARIAFEARVFAIHADMQPHRDFFTQLMLETAAKGRFGGYGHRHR; encoded by the coding sequence ATGAATGTCACCGTCGAACGACGCGCCGATGCGCCTGTCAGCGCCGCAACACTGGCGCGCATCGCTAGCACGCTGGCCGATCAACCCGATCTGGTCGCGGCCTATCTTTTCGGGTCGCGCGCCGGCGGCCGCGTCTCGCCGCGCTCCGACCTGGATATTGCCGTCGTGTTGGCGGGTGAGCCGGATAGCCGGGCACGACTGTCGCGCCGACTGGAAATTATGGGCGAGTTGGAACCGATCGCGCCATACGCCGTCGATGTCGTTCTCCTGAATGACGCTCCGACGGCGTTGCAGATGGAGGTCCTGCGCTGTCGCCGCCTGTGCGAGCGCGATCACGCGGCGCGCATCGCTTTTGAGGCGCGCGTCTTCGCCATCCACGCCGACATGCAGCCGCACCGCGACTTCTTCACCCAACTGATGCTTGAGACGGCTGCCAAGGGCAGATTTGGTGGATATGGACACCGTCATCGTTGA
- a CDS encoding DUF86 domain-containing protein, whose translation MASTRQRRAVERSLQVCIEICLDIGRRIIAIEELPIPDDNQSVFRILHDAGIVPAQLAPVLLDMARFRNLIVHDYARVDDSIVHAILLNRLGDFESFAEAVRGYLSRA comes from the coding sequence GTGGCGTCGACGCGCCAGCGCCGGGCCGTCGAGCGCAGCCTGCAAGTGTGCATCGAGATCTGCCTCGATATTGGACGGCGCATCATCGCCATCGAGGAATTGCCGATTCCGGACGACAACCAGTCGGTCTTTCGAATCTTGCATGATGCCGGAATCGTTCCCGCTCAACTCGCGCCGGTCTTGCTTGACATGGCCCGCTTCCGCAACCTCATCGTCCACGATTACGCGCGCGTTGACGATTCGATTGTTCACGCGATCCTCCTCAACCGGCTCGGCGATTTCGAGTCCTTCGCTGAAGCAGTGCGCGGTTATCTGTCGCGCGCGTAG
- a CDS encoding NUDIX hydrolase N-terminal domain-containing protein, giving the protein MTPTPAQQISLWADKLRDISAMGLRFSHSIYDKERYEHLQQMALEMLALATDLPTGEIERLKVTFLPRPTPFATGDAAIINARGEILLIRRADNQKWAMPGGALAVGETPAEGVVREAFEETAVRCEPLALIGVHDSRLCGTVAPAHLYHFLFLCRPLNGGVPDGEPSYAHETLGAAWFAADALPPDIDPGHVARIPEAFRVWRGDVRAYFDR; this is encoded by the coding sequence ATGACTCCGACTCCCGCACAACAGATCAGCCTGTGGGCCGACAAACTGCGCGACATCTCCGCGATGGGCCTGCGCTTCAGTCACAGCATCTACGACAAAGAGAGATACGAGCACCTCCAGCAGATGGCGCTGGAGATGCTGGCGCTGGCGACCGATCTGCCGACGGGAGAGATCGAACGACTGAAGGTCACGTTCCTCCCGAGGCCCACGCCGTTTGCAACCGGCGACGCCGCGATCATCAACGCGCGCGGCGAAATCCTGCTGATCCGCCGCGCCGACAACCAGAAGTGGGCGATGCCCGGCGGCGCGCTGGCGGTCGGCGAGACGCCCGCCGAGGGCGTCGTGCGCGAGGCGTTCGAGGAGACCGCCGTGCGCTGCGAGCCGCTGGCGCTGATTGGCGTGCACGATTCGCGGCTGTGCGGCACCGTCGCGCCCGCCCATTTATACCATTTTCTGTTCCTTTGCCGGCCGCTGAACGGCGGTGTGCCGGACGGCGAGCCATCGTACGCGCACGAGACGCTGGGCGCCGCCTGGTTCGCCGCCGACGCGCTGCCGCCCGATATCGACCCCGGCCACGTGGCGCGCATCCCCGAGGCGTTCCGCGTCTGGCGCGGCGACGTGCGCGCGTATTTCGACCGCTGA
- a CDS encoding type II toxin-antitoxin system RelE/ParE family toxin produces MEQPDVVLDVVFYRTGAGNEPVREWLKGLRKEDRRVIGIDIKTVQLGWPLGMPLVRKLEPGLWEVRSRLTSGIARVLFTVAGHQMVLLHGFVKKSRKLPPADRATAKRRRANLALDTDEGD; encoded by the coding sequence ATGGAGCAACCTGACGTTGTTCTGGATGTTGTCTTCTACCGCACAGGCGCGGGCAACGAACCGGTCCGTGAGTGGCTCAAGGGCCTGCGCAAGGAAGATCGCCGGGTCATCGGCATTGACATCAAGACCGTGCAGTTGGGTTGGCCGCTTGGCATGCCGCTGGTTCGCAAGCTCGAACCGGGTTTGTGGGAAGTGCGCAGCCGCCTCACATCAGGCATTGCGCGAGTTCTATTCACCGTCGCGGGGCATCAAATGGTTTTGCTCCATGGGTTCGTTAAGAAATCCCGGAAACTCCCACCGGCGGACCGCGCAACCGCCAAGCGGCGGCGCGCGAATCTCGCGTTGGATACCGATGAAGGAGATTAG
- a CDS encoding XRE family transcriptional regulator, whose amino-acid sequence MANRKRLGSNFDDFLREEGLLDEARAVAAKRVIAFQIAQEMKRRKITKSALASKMKTSRAVLDRLLDPTNTSVTLNTLERAANALDRRLNVRLT is encoded by the coding sequence ATGGCAAATCGCAAGCGATTGGGCAGCAACTTCGACGACTTCCTGCGCGAAGAGGGGCTGTTGGACGAGGCGCGGGCAGTTGCCGCGAAGCGTGTCATTGCTTTCCAGATCGCGCAGGAAATGAAACGCCGCAAGATCACCAAGTCGGCGCTTGCCAGCAAGATGAAGACCAGCCGCGCCGTGCTGGACCGTTTGCTGGATCCGACAAATACATCTGTGACGCTGAATACACTGGAACGTGCGGCGAATGCGCTCGATCGGCGATTGAACGTGCGATTGACGTAG
- a CDS encoding Eco57I restriction-modification methylase domain-containing protein translates to MPFTKEHARAEIIALVANFRANEPSLADVPEAQIEANYVRRLFHYLNWNTENTGLSVAEWEFVLQRTDEKGKRPDYLLQLDGQQLLVIDAKKVKYDMHDPRWMMQVYAYAYSTQNYPSSSKIDFALLTDFQEFVLLDCTLYAADPKAVCNFRILDWTCDDYVSEFDTLWELFEREQVRATVRSRGTAGPTGLWARYLSPKKVKANRIPPDKAFLSAMDDEKTGWRVRLAKDMKKRNPEADGALITAAVQLLIDRLIFVKVLSDREIEADYLTQLAEQVEQSGLAAADAGWFNACRDIFAKLNQFYNGSIFEPRPELEAVTVSNKVVRDVIRDLQPENSPYNFAVLPVEILGTIYERFLGRVVRATDQRVKIEDKPEVRKAGGVYYTPQYIVDYIVQHTVGELLAACKTPADVAKLKILDPACGSGSFLLGAYAALIKWHAAYYGDKEQLTKRDREAVYHDSDGRVRLTAKLKREILIQNIFGVDIDPQAVEVTRFSLSLKALEDTRRDELYEEVSLFKQTVLPDLRHNIKCGNSLVGLDYFSGQMFTNQEELLRVKPFGWEREFVGAFHRPARQLWFVTFVTHNSRVSERMVTYGVKTGDPLVFSAEDQVFIAEKIFETCRNEQIALVAANILPDHVHLVIAAEDEQTLTEHLRKIKGASSFAFQRARGWEKGSNQHVWAQKFNRVPIADSTALTNIVNYVTDNHLKHAERWGAALLTTWDKGLKPLVQAACVSVEEACQPAGGFDAVIGNPPYIRIQTLQETNPAQVPYLKGRYRAASSGNYDIYVVFVERGLSLLNARGQLGFILPHKFFNAKYGEPLRRLIAEGHHLGHVVHFGDQQVFDGATTYTALMFLDKAGNKQFEVLKVSHLDEWRGKGLAQTDTGPQDQDTGLQDKGLQDKGPQDKGPQDKGPQDKGPQDKGPQDKGLKPLVSVSQPPVSAGTILASAVTAAEWNFAVGNDAALLERLSRMPVRLGDVADRIFQGLVTGADPVFILEDRARGPYYSEATEQEHKIERELMHPLCKGSVNLRRYYVTNLTKSILFPYKLVDGKAELLTTKELSSKYPHAWEYLKTNKASLEARERGKWKHERWYAFGRSQNLSEMEQSKILTPSIASRASFSFDSTNFYYFVGSGGGGGGGYGITLKPEEQMAYQYILGLLNSKLLDTFLKSFSSPFSGGYYAYNRQYIEHLPIRRINFSDPADKARHDLMVQFVDSMLVLHKHKTAAHTQAEHEQLQRQIEATDRQIDALVYELYGLTPEEIAIVEGTG, encoded by the coding sequence ATGCCATTCACAAAAGAACACGCACGCGCCGAAATCATCGCGCTGGTGGCCAACTTCCGCGCCAATGAGCCCAGCCTGGCCGACGTGCCGGAAGCCCAGATTGAAGCCAACTATGTGCGCCGATTGTTCCACTACCTCAACTGGAACACTGAAAACACCGGCCTGTCGGTGGCTGAATGGGAATTCGTGCTTCAACGCACCGACGAGAAAGGCAAGCGCCCGGACTACCTCCTGCAACTCGACGGCCAGCAGTTGCTGGTCATCGACGCGAAGAAGGTCAAGTATGACATGCACGACCCGCGCTGGATGATGCAGGTCTATGCCTACGCCTATTCGACGCAGAACTACCCATCGTCCAGCAAAATCGATTTCGCGCTGCTCACGGATTTCCAGGAGTTCGTCCTGCTTGACTGCACGCTGTACGCTGCCGACCCCAAGGCGGTCTGCAATTTCCGTATTCTGGATTGGACGTGCGACGATTACGTGAGCGAGTTCGACACCTTGTGGGAATTGTTTGAGCGCGAGCAGGTGCGCGCCACTGTCCGCTCGCGCGGCACGGCGGGGCCGACCGGCCTGTGGGCGCGCTACCTCTCGCCGAAGAAGGTCAAAGCCAATCGCATCCCGCCTGACAAGGCGTTTCTATCCGCGATGGACGACGAGAAGACCGGTTGGCGCGTGCGGCTGGCGAAGGACATGAAGAAGCGTAACCCGGAGGCCGACGGGGCGCTCATCACGGCGGCGGTGCAACTGCTGATTGACCGCTTGATTTTCGTCAAAGTGCTGTCCGACCGCGAGATCGAAGCCGACTACCTGACTCAACTGGCGGAGCAGGTCGAGCAGTCGGGACTGGCCGCCGCCGACGCAGGTTGGTTCAACGCTTGCCGCGATATCTTTGCGAAACTGAATCAGTTCTATAACGGCAGCATTTTCGAGCCACGCCCGGAGTTGGAAGCGGTGACGGTTTCCAACAAGGTGGTGCGCGACGTGATCCGCGACCTGCAGCCGGAGAACTCGCCCTACAACTTTGCCGTGCTGCCGGTTGAAATCCTCGGCACAATCTACGAACGCTTTTTGGGCCGCGTCGTGCGCGCCACCGATCAACGCGTCAAGATCGAAGACAAGCCGGAAGTCCGCAAAGCGGGTGGCGTGTACTACACGCCGCAGTACATCGTGGACTATATCGTGCAGCACACGGTGGGCGAACTGCTTGCCGCGTGCAAGACGCCGGCCGACGTTGCCAAACTCAAGATTCTCGACCCGGCGTGCGGCAGTGGCAGTTTCCTGCTCGGCGCATACGCCGCGCTCATCAAATGGCACGCGGCGTATTACGGCGACAAGGAGCAGTTGACCAAGCGCGACCGCGAAGCGGTCTATCACGACAGCGATGGCCGCGTGCGATTGACCGCCAAACTCAAGCGCGAAATCCTGATCCAAAACATCTTCGGCGTGGACATCGACCCGCAGGCCGTAGAAGTCACGCGCTTCTCTCTGTCGCTCAAGGCGCTGGAAGACACGCGTCGCGATGAGTTGTACGAGGAAGTAAGCCTATTCAAGCAAACCGTCTTGCCCGACCTGCGCCACAACATCAAGTGCGGAAACAGCCTGGTAGGATTGGATTACTTCAGCGGGCAGATGTTTACCAATCAAGAAGAACTGCTGCGTGTCAAGCCGTTTGGTTGGGAACGGGAGTTTGTCGGAGCGTTCCACCGTCCGGCGCGGCAATTATGGTTTGTCACGTTCGTGACGCACAACTCACGCGTGTCGGAACGCATGGTGACGTATGGGGTGAAAACCGGTGACCCGTTGGTATTTTCAGCCGAAGATCAAGTGTTCATCGCCGAAAAAATATTTGAGACGTGTCGCAACGAGCAGATTGCCCTGGTCGCCGCCAACATCCTGCCCGATCATGTGCATCTGGTGATCGCCGCCGAAGATGAGCAGACGCTGACGGAACATCTTCGCAAGATCAAGGGCGCGAGCTCGTTCGCTTTTCAGCGGGCGCGCGGGTGGGAGAAAGGGTCGAATCAGCATGTGTGGGCGCAGAAATTCAACCGCGTGCCGATTGCCGACTCGACCGCCTTGACCAACATTGTGAACTATGTAACCGATAACCATCTCAAACACGCTGAGCGGTGGGGCGCGGCGCTCCTCACCACCTGGGACAAGGGGCTTAAGCCCCTTGTCCAGGCCGCGTGCGTTTCCGTGGAAGAGGCTTGCCAGCCTGCGGGCGGCTTTGACGCGGTGATTGGCAATCCGCCGTACATCCGTATTCAGACGCTGCAGGAGACCAACCCGGCGCAAGTGCCGTATCTCAAGGGCCGCTATCGCGCCGCGAGTTCCGGCAACTATGACATATACGTGGTTTTTGTGGAAAGGGGCTTGAGCCTCCTCAATGCTCGCGGACAGTTGGGCTTCATCCTGCCGCACAAGTTCTTCAACGCCAAGTATGGCGAACCCCTGCGCAGGCTGATTGCTGAAGGCCACCATTTGGGCCACGTTGTCCATTTTGGAGACCAGCAAGTTTTTGATGGCGCGACGACGTACACAGCGCTCATGTTTTTAGACAAAGCAGGCAACAAGCAATTCGAAGTGCTGAAGGTGAGCCACTTGGATGAGTGGCGAGGCAAGGGGCTTGCGCAGACTGACACGGGGCCGCAAGACCAAGACACGGGGCTGCAAGACAAGGGGCTGCAAGACAAGGGGCCGCAGGACAAGGGGCCGCAGGACAAGGGGCCGCAGGACAAGGGGCCGCAGGACAAGGGGCCGCAGGACAAGGGGCTTAAGCCCCTTGTCTCTGTCTCCCAGCCCCCTGTCTCCGCAGGGACCATCCTCGCTTCAGCCGTCACCGCCGCCGAGTGGAATTTTGCGGTGGGTAATGACGCGGCGCTGTTAGAGCGGTTGAGCCGGATGCCGGTGAGGTTGGGGGATGTGGCAGACAGGATATTTCAAGGACTGGTCACGGGTGCTGATCCCGTTTTCATTCTCGAAGATCGAGCAAGAGGCCCTTATTACTCGGAAGCTACCGAACAAGAGCATAAAATAGAGCGCGAGTTGATGCACCCACTTTGCAAAGGCTCGGTGAACCTGAGACGCTATTACGTTACAAATTTGACCAAATCCATTCTCTTTCCGTACAAACTCGTTGATGGCAAAGCAGAACTTTTGACGACTAAGGAATTGTCAAGCAAATATCCCCATGCTTGGGAATACTTGAAAACGAATAAAGCCAGCTTGGAAGCACGGGAGCGAGGGAAATGGAAACATGAACGCTGGTATGCCTTTGGACGCTCACAGAATTTGAGTGAAATGGAGCAGTCGAAAATACTTACTCCAAGCATTGCAAGCAGAGCATCTTTTAGCTTTGACTCAACCAACTTTTACTATTTTGTTGGTAGTGGCGGCGGGGGCGGCGGCGGTTATGGAATTACTCTCAAGCCTGAAGAACAGATGGCCTATCAGTACATTTTAGGATTGCTCAACTCAAAGCTGCTTGACACATTCTTGAAATCATTCAGCAGTCCGTTTAGCGGCGGCTACTATGCCTACAATCGGCAATACATCGAGCACCTTCCCATCCGTCGCATCAACTTCTCCGACCCTGCCGACAAAGCGCGGCACGACTTGATGGTGCAATTCGTCGATTCCATGCTGGTACTGCACAAGCACAAGACGGCGGCGCACACGCAGGCCGAGCATGAACAGCTTCAGCGCCAGATCGAGGCAACCGACCGCCAGATTGATGCGCTGGTCTATGAACTGTACGGGTTGACGCCCGAGGAAATTGCTATCGTGGAAGGCACGGGGTAG
- a CDS encoding FAD-binding oxidoreductase — protein sequence MNRSADAVVIGGGIFGCCTAVQLVMQGVKRVILLEKGGQVAVGASGASGGLVRMHYSNPSDVRLAWRSLYWWQNWKEWVGEPSPFVNSGFVQIVGHEDAQNHDAIVKVMQGMGVDTQKITIADLKELVPGIYTEDLGAASYESQSGFAYPADAVQYLATRARALGVEVLLNTAATKLVTQSGRITGVETSDGSITAGAVVLAAGAWAGKLAETAGLKLELTPKRLMAANSGWPSGMGRHPVIIDRAMGLYTRNDRNQRNLFGIEPSDPVDPDSPDAFELTPGALERGLKHVAGRLTHMAKSNDPVGWAAPDAYGADGHAILGLAPGIAGLFLATGGSGSNFKTGPAIGEAIAQLVVTGRATQVDLEPFRASRFAEGKPLAGKNDYAPNMVGEARQSHG from the coding sequence ATGAACCGTTCGGCTGATGCGGTCGTCATTGGTGGCGGCATTTTCGGTTGCTGCACCGCCGTCCAGTTGGTCATGCAGGGCGTCAAGCGCGTCATCCTGCTGGAGAAGGGCGGGCAGGTGGCCGTCGGCGCGTCCGGCGCCAGCGGCGGCCTCGTCCGCATGCACTACTCCAACCCCAGCGACGTGCGCCTCGCCTGGCGCAGCCTCTACTGGTGGCAGAACTGGAAGGAGTGGGTCGGCGAGCCGTCCCCATTCGTCAACAGCGGCTTCGTGCAGATCGTCGGCCACGAGGACGCGCAGAACCACGACGCGATTGTCAAGGTGATGCAGGGCATGGGTGTCGACACGCAGAAGATCACGATCGCCGACCTCAAAGAACTGGTGCCGGGCATTTACACCGAAGACCTCGGCGCGGCCTCATACGAATCGCAAAGCGGCTTCGCCTATCCGGCCGATGCGGTGCAGTACCTCGCCACACGCGCACGCGCGCTGGGCGTCGAGGTGTTGCTGAACACCGCCGCCACAAAGCTCGTGACGCAGTCCGGCCGCATCACCGGCGTCGAGACCAGCGACGGGTCGATCACCGCCGGGGCGGTCGTGCTGGCCGCCGGCGCGTGGGCCGGCAAACTGGCCGAGACCGCCGGGCTCAAGCTTGAGCTGACCCCGAAGCGCCTGATGGCCGCCAACAGCGGCTGGCCGTCGGGCATGGGCCGCCACCCGGTCATCATCGACCGCGCCATGGGTCTTTACACGCGCAACGACCGCAACCAGCGCAACCTGTTCGGCATCGAGCCGTCCGACCCGGTTGATCCGGACTCGCCGGATGCGTTCGAGTTGACGCCGGGCGCGCTGGAGCGCGGCCTCAAGCATGTCGCAGGCCGCCTGACGCACATGGCCAAATCCAACGACCCGGTCGGCTGGGCCGCGCCCGATGCGTACGGTGCCGACGGGCACGCCATCCTTGGCCTCGCGCCGGGCATCGCCGGCCTGTTCCTGGCCACCGGCGGCAGCGGCTCGAACTTCAAGACCGGTCCCGCCATCGGCGAGGCAATCGCGCAGTTGGTCGTCACCGGCCGCGCCACACAGGTCGACCTGGAACCGTTCCGCGCATCGCGCTTTGCCGAAGGCAAGCCGCTGGCCGGCAAGAATGACTACGCGCCGAATATGGTCGGTGAAGCGCGGCAGTCGCACGGCTAG